One part of the Pecten maximus chromosome 1, xPecMax1.1, whole genome shotgun sequence genome encodes these proteins:
- the LOC117318361 gene encoding uncharacterized protein LOC117318361 encodes MVKQTKAQSLILDKYFKPCDSTKTLILDELTDDYFEYEQGEREIIVKGRLKSSIEFWKSFCRNQFVLDVIQYGYKIPFFSSPPKMYLPNNKSALSNADFVKEAITQLVRKGLVERCEDVPLVVNPLTVSTQSNGKKRLILDLRCVNAHLWKEKVKFDDIRTALIYLNQGSWMYKFDIHSAYHHIDIFADHTKYLGFSWVFDGKVEYFKFLVLPFGIRTAPYLFTKITRPLIGKWRGEGYQILMYLDDGLGVNLDKELCRIQSEQVKSDLLQSGFVPKAEKSLWSPTQSLVFLGVDVNAEEGRMSIPEQRILRAQSCIDDVIRLTERGCSVHVKKLAKCIGHVISMSIVFGSVTQLMTRSMSMQVASTESWNEHLSLSDMSLEQARFWSKNIRIRNSTVLRFEPQCHRIVFSDASNTGYGGYCVESSMGVAQGLWSKSDASKSSTWRELTAVSHVLSSLVHVLQGQRVKWFSDNQGVIGIVDKGSMKAELQDIAMHIYEKCCRFNIRLEMEWVPRAENEKADYLSRINDPDDWEISNSVYKQLDRLWGPFDIDWFASYYNAKHSVFYSLFWNPGSAGMDAFTANWAGFLRSAEVLALMRCDIKVSSTHMEIFIEKSKTDIYRDGACFGLHSFRAGGASAAANHGIPDRLFKKHGRWRSETAKDGYVKDDENHTLINCYTPAWNIFLYKMIVQVRNKCPDLKQGSKVGLFRSCSKSLSAKCRYLKIWLTRSLAMVLENRGVSKYASVAQ; translated from the exons ATGGTGAAACAGACAAAGGCACAGAGTCTGATTTTAGATAAGTATTTTAAACCATGCGATTCTACAAAAACACTAATTCTAGATGAGCTCACTGATGATTATTTTGAGTATGAACAAGGGGAACGAGAAATAATTGTGAAGGGCAGATTGAAAAGTTCTATTGAATTCTGGAAATCCTTCTGTAGAAATCAATTTGTGCTGGATGTAATCCAGTATGGATATAAGATCCCATTTTTCTCATCTCCTCCCAAAATGTATCTACCAAATAATAAATCGGCTCTGAGTAACGCTGATTTTGTTAAGGAAGCAATAACACAGCTAGTTAGGAAGGGGCTGGTTGAACGGTGTGAAGATGTACCCTTGGTAGTAAATCCCCTTACAGTTTCAACACAATCGAACGGTAAGAAGAGGTTAATTTTGGACCTAAGGTGTGTTAACGCACATTTATGGAAGGAGAAAGTTAAATTTGATGATATAAGAACTGCATTGATTTATCTTAATCAGGGCTCATGGATGTACAAGTTTGATATCCATTCTGCATATCACCACATAGATATTTTTGCAGATCATACTAAGTATTTGGGTTTCTCTTGGGTGTTTGATGGGAAGGTAGAGTATTTTAAATTCTTGGTCCTTCCATTTGGTATCAGGACAGCTCCATATCTGTTTACTAAGATCACACGTCCCCTTATAGGTAAATGGAGAGGGGAAGGGTATCAGATATTGATGTACTTGGACGATGGTTTGGGGGTAAATTTGGATAAAGAATTATGCAGAATACAAAGCGAGCAGGTTAAATCAGATTTGTTGCAGTCTGGGTTTGTGCCAAAGGCTGAAAAATCATTGTGGTCCCCAACACAGAGTTTGGTGTTTTTGGGGGTGGATGTTAACGCCGAGGAAGGTAGAATGTCTATTCCTGAGCAGAGGATATTGAGAGCCCAGTCTTGCATAGACGATGTGATTAGGCTAACCGAACGAGGCTGTTCTGTGCATGTGAAAAAGTTGGCAAAATGTATAGGACATGTTATATCTATGTCGATTGTGTTTGGGAGTGTAACACAGCTGATGACGAGGAGTATGAGCATGCAGGTGGCCAGTACAGAGTCATGGAATGAACATTTGTCATTATCTGATATGTCATTGGAACAGGCAAGGTTTTGGAGTAAAAATATTAGGATCAGAAACTCGACTGTTTTGAGATTTGAACCTCAATGTCATAGAATAGTATTTTCGGATGCTAGTAATACAGGATATGGCGGTTATTGTGTGGAATCGTCTATGGGCGTGGCTCAAGGGCTGTGGTCAAAATCAGATGCAAGTAAAAGTTCTACATGGAGGGAGTTAACTGCAGTTTCTCATGTTTTGTCTTCATTGGTTCATGTTCTACAAGGTCAAAGGGTTAAGTGGTTCTCCGATAATCAGGGTGTTATTGGGATTGTGGATAAAGGAAGTATGAAGGCAGAATTACAAGATATAGCAATGCATATTTATGAGAAATGTTGTAGATTTAATATCAGGTTAGAGATGGAGTGGGTGCCGCGAGCAGAAAATGAGAAAGCTGATTATCTTAGTAGAATTAATGACCCTGATGATTGGGAAATTAGTAACTCGGTATATAAGCAGTTGGATAGACTTTGGGGGCCATTTGATATTGACTGGTTCGCTTCCTATTACAATGCCAAGCATAGTGTATTTTATTCGCTGTTCTGGAATCCAGGTTCAGCTGGCATGGATGCATTTACAGCAAATTGGGCAG GGTTTTTGAGAAGTGCAGAGGTGCTCGCCCTCATGAGATGTGATATAAAAGTGTCCTCCACCCACATGGAGATCTTCATTGAGAAATCAAAGACGGATATTTATCGGGATGGAGCCTG TTTTGGTCTACACAGTTTCCGGGCTGGCGGTGCTAGTGCAGCGGCAAATCATGGGATTCCGGACAGGTTGTTTAAAAAGCATGGACGTTGGCGGTCTGAAACTGCCAAGGACGGATATGTCAAAGATG ACGAAAACCATACACTCATCAACTGTTACACGCCTGCATGGAACATTTTCCTGTACAAAATGATCGTTCAGGTGAGAAACAAGTGTCCTGATTTGAAACAGGGATCAAAGGTTGGGCTATTCCGCTCCTGTTCTAAGTCATTGTCGGCAAAGTGTAGGTACCTGAAAATCTGGCTAACCCGATCCCTCGCCATGGTCCTAGAAAATAGGGGCGTTTCCAAGTATGCGTCAGTTGCCCAGTAA
- the LOC117318472 gene encoding adenosine receptor A3-like yields MVNYSNISSNSSLEEDVPLASFSFLFIPVFLVAIGGIPGTLFSIRFFSKKVGTSTTATHLILNALAVFDFLTLLGAIPLAIASVQLFVRWNQEDYFAILNAITRLPRHYSNLMLLFISIERIVSVAWPHKMKDIFTKRVGMIYIIVIAIIAPPTLVPFAMEPKFVLLNKRTEDDVQYLMQLPQTFVDQKVYDVLYESAVFVYFALPIGGVLVCNLTLVILLLRRFRSRHNSTGTLTPAQSRELRTTKLVMAVTAIFLLCVFPLVVILPITSIKGNLMPVKNMMLIISCSQLLENISYSMNAVVYYIGNKRFREEVSEMCRHFRKPKMTTVEPVTGRVPATNP; encoded by the coding sequence ATGGTAAATTACTCCAACATCTCGTCCAATAGTTCCCTGGAGGAAGACGTGCCTTTAGCGTCATTTAGCTTTCTATTCATTCCTGTTTTCCTTGTGGCTATCGGCGGTATTCCAGGAACTTTATTTAGTATTCGCTTTTTTAGCAAAAAAGTTGGAACGTCCACTACGGCAACACATTTGATATTGAATGCTTTAGCTGTATTTGACTTTCTTACGTTACTTGGTGCCATTCCATTAGCTATAGCGAGTGTTCAACTTTTCGTTAGATGGAATCAGGAAGATTACTTCGCCATACTTAATGCCATAACAAGACTTCCAAGACATTATTCCAATTTGATGCTGCTCTTCATCAGTATCGAGAGAATCGTTAGTGTTGCATGGCCACACAAGATGAAAGATATTTTCACCAAAAGAGTTGGAATGATATACATCATCGTTATCGCCATCATCGCTCCACCGACTCTCGTCCCATTTGCCATGGAACCCAAGTTCGTGCTTTTAAACAAGAGGACTGAAGATGATGTTCAATATCTAATGCAGTTACCACAAACATTTGTTGACCAGAAAGTATATGATGTACTTTATGAAAGTGCCGTGTTTGTTTATTTCGCTCTGCCTATTGGTGGTGTACTTGTTTGTAATTTGACACTAGTTATTTTGTTGTTACGGAGGTTTCGTTCTAGACACAATTCTACTGGAACACTGACTCCAGCACAGTCTAGAGAATTGAGGACAACAAAGCTTGTCATGGCTGTTACGGCGATATTCCTGCTTTGTGTATTCCCACTCGTTGTCATTTTACCAATCACGTCAATCAAAGGAAACTTGATGCCTGTGAAAAATATGATGCTGATAATTTCTTGTTCTCAACTGCTGGAGAACATAAGCTACTCTATGaatgctgtggtatattatattggAAACAAACGTTTCCGAGAAGAAGTAAGCGAGATGTGCAGACACTTCAGAAAACCTAAAATGACCACGGTGGAACCGGTCACAGGTCGTGTACCTGCTACGAATCCATGA